In Macaca nemestrina isolate mMacNem1 chromosome 11, mMacNem.hap1, whole genome shotgun sequence, a single window of DNA contains:
- the LOC105473753 gene encoding D-2-hydroxyglutarate dehydrogenase, mitochondrial isoform X4 gives MCIKREIPLGHFQARSQQLPALAPRALSTGLAPKEEPEASVPAAMLPRQLLARPAWLFRCPPGPRGACAPGAAGSWGRPVGPLARRGCCSAPGTPEVPLTRERYPVRRLPFSTVSEQDLAAFERIVPGGVVTDPEALQAPNVDWIRTLRGSSKVLLRPRTSEEVSHILRHCHERNLAVNPQGGNTGMVGGSVPVFDEIILSTARMNKVLSFHSVSGILVCQAGCVLEELSHYVEERDFIMPLDLGAKGSCHIGGNVATNAGGLRFLRYGSLHGTVLGLEVVLADGTILDCLTSLRKDNTGYDLKQLFIGSEGTLGVITAVSILCPPKPRAVNVAFLGCPGFAEVLQTFSTCKGMLGEILSAFEFMDAVCMQLVGRYLHLASPVQESPFYVLIETSGSNAGHDAEKLGSFLEHALGSGLVTDGTMATDQTKVKRAKPPFLRCAAWQVDPDTRLCAAALRLFSAVVRRWRGCGQISTMKAGSK, from the exons ATGTGCATAAAACGTGAAATTCCCCTTGGCCATTTCCAGGCGCGCAGCCAGCAGCTCCCGGCCCTTGCCCCCCGGGCCCTGAGTACCGGCCTCGCCCCGAAGGAGGAGCCCGAGGCCTCCGTCCCGGCGGCGATGCTGCCCCGTCAGCTGCTGGCGCGGCCCGCGTGGTTGTTCCGGTGTCCCCCGGGGCCGCGCGGGGCCTGTGCCCCGGGAGCCGCGGGTTCTTGGGGTCGGCCGGTTGGCCCCCTGGCCCGCAGGGGCTGCTGCTCCGCCCCCGGGACCCCGGAGGTGCCGCTGACCCGGGAGCGCTACCCCGTGCGGCGCTTGCCGTTCTCCACGGTGTCTGAGCAGGACCTGGCCGCCTTTGAGCGCATCGTGCCCGGCGGGGTCGTCACGGATCCGGAGGCGCTGCAGGCTCCCAACGTGGACTGGATACGGACGCTGCGAG GCTCTAGCAAGGTGCTGCTGAGGCCACGGACCTCGGAGGAGGTGTCCCACATCCTCAG GCACTGCCATGAGAGGAACCTGGCCGTGAACCCACAGGGGGGCAACACAGGCATGGTGGGTGGCAGCGTCCCCGTCTTTGACGAGATCATCCTCTCCACTGCCCGCATGAACAAGGTCCTCAGCTTCCATAGTGTGTCTG GAATTCTGGTTTGCCAGGCGGGCTGCGTCCTGGAGGAGCTGAGCCACTACGTGGAGGAACGGGACTTTATCATGCCACTGGACTTAGGAGCCAAGGGCAGCTGCCACATCGGGGGAAACGTGGCAACCAACGCCGGGGGCCTGCGGTTTCTTCGATACGGCTCACTGCATGGGACTGTCCTGGGCCTGGAAGTG GTGTTGGCCGACGGCACCATCCTGGACTGCCTGACCTCCCTGAGGAAGGACAACACGGGCTATGACCTGAAGCAGCTGTTCATCGGGTCGGAGGGCACTTTGGGGGTCATCACTGCGGTGTCCATCCTGTGTCCACCCAAGCCCAGGGCTGTGAACGTGGCTTTCCTCG GCTGTCCAGGCTTTGCTGAGGTTCTGCAGACCTTCAGCACCTGCAAGGGGATGCTGGGCGAGATCCTGTCTGCATTCGAGTTCATGGATGCTGTGTGCATGCAACTGGTCGGgcgttatctccacctggccagCCCGGTACAAG AGAGTCCGTTTTACGTCCTCATCGAGACTTCAGGCTCCAACGCAGGCCATGATGCTGAGAAGCTGGGCAGCTTCCTGGAGCACGCACTGGGCTCCGGCCTGGTGACCGACGGGACCATGGCCACCGACCAGACTAAAGTCAAG AGAGCAAAACCACCCTTTCTTAGGTGTGCGGCTTGGCAGGTTGACCCGGACACGCGCTTGTGCGCAGCTGCCCTGAGGCTTTTCTCTGCTGTTGTCCGGCGTTGGCGAGGCTGTGGGCAG ATCTCCACAATGAAAGCTGGAAGCAAGTGA
- the LOC105473753 gene encoding D-2-hydroxyglutarate dehydrogenase, mitochondrial isoform X5 produces MCIKREIPLGHFQARSQQLPALAPRALSTGLAPKEEPEASVPAAMLPRQLLARPAWLFRCPPGPRGACAPGAAGSWGRPVGPLARRGCCSAPGTPEVPLTRERYPVRRLPFSTVSEQDLAAFERIVPGGVVTDPEALQAPNVDWIRTLRGSSKVLLRPRTSEEVSHILRHCHERNLAVNPQGGNTGMVGGSVPVFDEIILSTARMNKVLSFHSVSGILVCQAGCVLEELSHYVEERDFIMPLDLGAKGSCHIGGNVATNAGGLRFLRYGSLHGTVLGLEVVLADGTILDCLTSLRKDNTGYDLKQLFIGSEGTLGVITAVSILCPPKPRAVNVAFLGCPGFAEVLQTFSTCKGMLGEILSAFEFMDAVCMQLVGRYLHLASPVQESPFYVLIETSGSNAGHDAEKLGSFLEHALGSGLVTDGTMATDQTKVKVPHVLLAGPLSVRQVQPCLGMPGRVIGAA; encoded by the exons ATGTGCATAAAACGTGAAATTCCCCTTGGCCATTTCCAGGCGCGCAGCCAGCAGCTCCCGGCCCTTGCCCCCCGGGCCCTGAGTACCGGCCTCGCCCCGAAGGAGGAGCCCGAGGCCTCCGTCCCGGCGGCGATGCTGCCCCGTCAGCTGCTGGCGCGGCCCGCGTGGTTGTTCCGGTGTCCCCCGGGGCCGCGCGGGGCCTGTGCCCCGGGAGCCGCGGGTTCTTGGGGTCGGCCGGTTGGCCCCCTGGCCCGCAGGGGCTGCTGCTCCGCCCCCGGGACCCCGGAGGTGCCGCTGACCCGGGAGCGCTACCCCGTGCGGCGCTTGCCGTTCTCCACGGTGTCTGAGCAGGACCTGGCCGCCTTTGAGCGCATCGTGCCCGGCGGGGTCGTCACGGATCCGGAGGCGCTGCAGGCTCCCAACGTGGACTGGATACGGACGCTGCGAG GCTCTAGCAAGGTGCTGCTGAGGCCACGGACCTCGGAGGAGGTGTCCCACATCCTCAG GCACTGCCATGAGAGGAACCTGGCCGTGAACCCACAGGGGGGCAACACAGGCATGGTGGGTGGCAGCGTCCCCGTCTTTGACGAGATCATCCTCTCCACTGCCCGCATGAACAAGGTCCTCAGCTTCCATAGTGTGTCTG GAATTCTGGTTTGCCAGGCGGGCTGCGTCCTGGAGGAGCTGAGCCACTACGTGGAGGAACGGGACTTTATCATGCCACTGGACTTAGGAGCCAAGGGCAGCTGCCACATCGGGGGAAACGTGGCAACCAACGCCGGGGGCCTGCGGTTTCTTCGATACGGCTCACTGCATGGGACTGTCCTGGGCCTGGAAGTG GTGTTGGCCGACGGCACCATCCTGGACTGCCTGACCTCCCTGAGGAAGGACAACACGGGCTATGACCTGAAGCAGCTGTTCATCGGGTCGGAGGGCACTTTGGGGGTCATCACTGCGGTGTCCATCCTGTGTCCACCCAAGCCCAGGGCTGTGAACGTGGCTTTCCTCG GCTGTCCAGGCTTTGCTGAGGTTCTGCAGACCTTCAGCACCTGCAAGGGGATGCTGGGCGAGATCCTGTCTGCATTCGAGTTCATGGATGCTGTGTGCATGCAACTGGTCGGgcgttatctccacctggccagCCCGGTACAAG AGAGTCCGTTTTACGTCCTCATCGAGACTTCAGGCTCCAACGCAGGCCATGATGCTGAGAAGCTGGGCAGCTTCCTGGAGCACGCACTGGGCTCCGGCCTGGTGACCGACGGGACCATGGCCACCGACCAGACTAAAGTCAAGGTGCCCCATGTTCTGCTCGCAGGTCCCCTCTCTGTCCGTCAAGTCCAGCCTTGTCTCGGGATGCCTGGAAGGGTCATTGGTGCAGCCTAA
- the LOC105473753 gene encoding D-2-hydroxyglutarate dehydrogenase, mitochondrial isoform X3, with translation MCIKREIPLGHFQARSQQLPALAPRALSTGLAPKEEPEASVPAAMLPRQLLARPAWLFRCPPGPRGACAPGAAGSWGRPVGPLARRGCCSAPGTPEVPLTRERYPVRRLPFSTVSEQDLAAFERIVPGGVVTDPEALQAPNVDWIRTLRGSSKVLLRPRTSEEVSHILRHCHERNLAVNPQGGNTGMVGGSVPVFDEIILSTARMNKVLSFHSVSGILVCQAGCVLEELSHYVEERDFIMPLDLGAKGSCHIGGNVATNAGGLRFLRYGSLHGTVLGLEVVLADGTILDCLTSLRKDNTGYDLKQLFIGSEGTLGVITAVSILCPPKPRAVNVAFLGCPGFAEVLQTFSTCKGMLGEILSAFEFMDAVCMQLVGRYLHLASPVQESPFYVLIETSGSNAGHDAEKLGSFLEHALGSGLVTDGTMATDQTKVKRAKPPFLRCAAWQVDPDTRLCAAALRLFSAVVRRWRGCGQVLSHSSLLSTLLSFLLGALGFWTC, from the exons ATGTGCATAAAACGTGAAATTCCCCTTGGCCATTTCCAGGCGCGCAGCCAGCAGCTCCCGGCCCTTGCCCCCCGGGCCCTGAGTACCGGCCTCGCCCCGAAGGAGGAGCCCGAGGCCTCCGTCCCGGCGGCGATGCTGCCCCGTCAGCTGCTGGCGCGGCCCGCGTGGTTGTTCCGGTGTCCCCCGGGGCCGCGCGGGGCCTGTGCCCCGGGAGCCGCGGGTTCTTGGGGTCGGCCGGTTGGCCCCCTGGCCCGCAGGGGCTGCTGCTCCGCCCCCGGGACCCCGGAGGTGCCGCTGACCCGGGAGCGCTACCCCGTGCGGCGCTTGCCGTTCTCCACGGTGTCTGAGCAGGACCTGGCCGCCTTTGAGCGCATCGTGCCCGGCGGGGTCGTCACGGATCCGGAGGCGCTGCAGGCTCCCAACGTGGACTGGATACGGACGCTGCGAG GCTCTAGCAAGGTGCTGCTGAGGCCACGGACCTCGGAGGAGGTGTCCCACATCCTCAG GCACTGCCATGAGAGGAACCTGGCCGTGAACCCACAGGGGGGCAACACAGGCATGGTGGGTGGCAGCGTCCCCGTCTTTGACGAGATCATCCTCTCCACTGCCCGCATGAACAAGGTCCTCAGCTTCCATAGTGTGTCTG GAATTCTGGTTTGCCAGGCGGGCTGCGTCCTGGAGGAGCTGAGCCACTACGTGGAGGAACGGGACTTTATCATGCCACTGGACTTAGGAGCCAAGGGCAGCTGCCACATCGGGGGAAACGTGGCAACCAACGCCGGGGGCCTGCGGTTTCTTCGATACGGCTCACTGCATGGGACTGTCCTGGGCCTGGAAGTG GTGTTGGCCGACGGCACCATCCTGGACTGCCTGACCTCCCTGAGGAAGGACAACACGGGCTATGACCTGAAGCAGCTGTTCATCGGGTCGGAGGGCACTTTGGGGGTCATCACTGCGGTGTCCATCCTGTGTCCACCCAAGCCCAGGGCTGTGAACGTGGCTTTCCTCG GCTGTCCAGGCTTTGCTGAGGTTCTGCAGACCTTCAGCACCTGCAAGGGGATGCTGGGCGAGATCCTGTCTGCATTCGAGTTCATGGATGCTGTGTGCATGCAACTGGTCGGgcgttatctccacctggccagCCCGGTACAAG AGAGTCCGTTTTACGTCCTCATCGAGACTTCAGGCTCCAACGCAGGCCATGATGCTGAGAAGCTGGGCAGCTTCCTGGAGCACGCACTGGGCTCCGGCCTGGTGACCGACGGGACCATGGCCACCGACCAGACTAAAGTCAAG AGAGCAAAACCACCCTTTCTTAGGTGTGCGGCTTGGCAGGTTGACCCGGACACGCGCTTGTGCGCAGCTGCCCTGAGGCTTTTCTCTGCTGTTGTCCGGCGTTGGCGAGGCTGTGGGCAGGTCCTGAGCCATTCTTCTCTGCTTTCCACTTTGTTGTCTTTCCTTCTGGGAGCCCTGGGTTTTTGGACATGTTGA